Proteins encoded together in one Balearica regulorum gibbericeps isolate bBalReg1 chromosome 3, bBalReg1.pri, whole genome shotgun sequence window:
- the CCDC85A gene encoding coiled-coil domain-containing protein 85A isoform X4 encodes MSKVAAESCGAAPAEDLSKVSDEELLKWSKEELIRSLRRAEAEKMSAMLDHSNLIREVNRRLQLHLGEIRGLKDINQKLQEDNQELRDLCCFLDDDRQKGKKVSREWQRLGRYSASVMHKEVALYLQKLKELEVRQEEVVKENLELKELCVLLDEEKSGGAGSRSSIDSQISLCQLTATSTYIRDVGDGSSTSSTGSTDSPDHHKHHPSTSPEHLQKTRGEGSPEHQKHRSVSPEHLQKPRSSGSPDHHLKGPSPEHHKTIVKAPEQQKHSSSSPETIPKHVLSSSPEHFQKQRPGSSPEHQKHSSGSPDHLQKHTPSGSTERLHKGRGTSPEHLKHYGGSPEHLKHLSGGSREGTLRRQVTDDLSPHHRSIYNGMNGTREVTSV; translated from the exons ATGTCGAAAGTGGCGGCGGAAAGTTGCGGGGCGGCGCCGGCCGAGGACTTGTCCAAGGTGTCGGACGAGGAGCTGCTCAAGTGGAGCAAGGAGGAGCTGATCCGCAGCCTCCGCCGCGCCGAGGCCGAGAAGATGAGCGCGATGCTGGACCACAGCAACCTCATCCGCGAGGTGAACCGCCGCCTCCAGCTCCACCTCGGCGAGATCCGTGGCTTGAAG gataTCAACCAGAAGCTGCAAGAAGATAACCAAGAACTGAGAGacctttgctgctttctggatGATGACAGGCAGAAAGGCAAGAAGGTGTCCCGTGAATGGCAGAGACTGGGCAGATACAGTGCTAGCGTTATGCACAAAGAAGTTGCCTTATACTTACAGAAGCTGAAAGAATTGGAAGTCAGACAAGAAGAAGTTGTTAAGGAAAACCTGGAGCTGAAAGAATTGTGTGTGTTGCTGGATGAGGAGAAAAGTGGTGGAGCAGGCAGCCGGAGCTCTATCGACAGCCAGATCAGCCTGTGCCAGTTAACCGCCACGAGTACTTACATAAGAGATGTCGGTGATGGGAGCAGTACTTCTAGCACGGGAAGTACAGACAGTCCAGATCATCATAAACATCATCCGAGTACTAGTCCAGAACACCTTCAAAAAACTCGGGGTGAAGGAAGCCCTGAACATCAGAAACACAGGAGTGTCAGCCCAGAGCACCTCCAGAAGCCCAGGAGTTCTGGCAGTCCTGATCATCACCTGAAAGGACCAAGTCCGGAACATCACAAAACCATTGTCAAAGCACCTGAACAACAAAAGCATAGCAGTAGCAGTCCCGAAACTATCCCAAAGCATGTTTTGAGTAGTAGCCCTGAAcactttcaaaagcagaggCCTGGTAGTAGCCCTGAGCATCAAAAGCACAGCAGTGGCAGCCCAGATCATCTTCAAAAGCACACGCCAAGTGGAAGTACAGAACGTCTCCACAAAGGGAGGGGTACGAGCCCTGAGCATCTCAAACACTATGGAGGGAGCCCAGAGCACCTCAAACATCTCAGTGGAGGCAGCAGAGAAGGTACCCTCAGGAGACAAGTAACAGATGACCTGTCACCTCACCACAGAAGTATATACAATGGAATGAATG GTACAAGGGAAGTTACTTCAGTCTGA
- the CCDC85A gene encoding coiled-coil domain-containing protein 85A isoform X3, translating to MSKVAAESCGAAPAEDLSKVSDEELLKWSKEELIRSLRRAEAEKMSAMLDHSNLIREVNRRLQLHLGEIRGLKDINQKLQEDNQELRDLCCFLDDDRQKGKKVSREWQRLGRYSASVMHKEVALYLQKLKELEVRQEEVVKENLELKELCVLLDEEKSGGAGSRSSIDSQISLCQLTATSTYIRDVGDGSSTSSTGSTDSPDHHKHHPSTSPEHLQKTRGEGSPEHQKHRSVSPEHLQKPRSSGSPDHHLKGPSPEHHKTIVKAPEQQKHSSSSPETIPKHVLSSSPEHFQKQRPGSSPEHQKHSSGSPDHLQKHTPSGSTERLHKGRGTSPEHLKHYGGSPEHLKHLSGGSREGTLRRQVTDDLSPHHRSIYNGMNALQPPRPKALQS from the exons ATGTCGAAAGTGGCGGCGGAAAGTTGCGGGGCGGCGCCGGCCGAGGACTTGTCCAAGGTGTCGGACGAGGAGCTGCTCAAGTGGAGCAAGGAGGAGCTGATCCGCAGCCTCCGCCGCGCCGAGGCCGAGAAGATGAGCGCGATGCTGGACCACAGCAACCTCATCCGCGAGGTGAACCGCCGCCTCCAGCTCCACCTCGGCGAGATCCGTGGCTTGAAG gataTCAACCAGAAGCTGCAAGAAGATAACCAAGAACTGAGAGacctttgctgctttctggatGATGACAGGCAGAAAGGCAAGAAGGTGTCCCGTGAATGGCAGAGACTGGGCAGATACAGTGCTAGCGTTATGCACAAAGAAGTTGCCTTATACTTACAGAAGCTGAAAGAATTGGAAGTCAGACAAGAAGAAGTTGTTAAGGAAAACCTGGAGCTGAAAGAATTGTGTGTGTTGCTGGATGAGGAGAAAAGTGGTGGAGCAGGCAGCCGGAGCTCTATCGACAGCCAGATCAGCCTGTGCCAGTTAACCGCCACGAGTACTTACATAAGAGATGTCGGTGATGGGAGCAGTACTTCTAGCACGGGAAGTACAGACAGTCCAGATCATCATAAACATCATCCGAGTACTAGTCCAGAACACCTTCAAAAAACTCGGGGTGAAGGAAGCCCTGAACATCAGAAACACAGGAGTGTCAGCCCAGAGCACCTCCAGAAGCCCAGGAGTTCTGGCAGTCCTGATCATCACCTGAAAGGACCAAGTCCGGAACATCACAAAACCATTGTCAAAGCACCTGAACAACAAAAGCATAGCAGTAGCAGTCCCGAAACTATCCCAAAGCATGTTTTGAGTAGTAGCCCTGAAcactttcaaaagcagaggCCTGGTAGTAGCCCTGAGCATCAAAAGCACAGCAGTGGCAGCCCAGATCATCTTCAAAAGCACACGCCAAGTGGAAGTACAGAACGTCTCCACAAAGGGAGGGGTACGAGCCCTGAGCATCTCAAACACTATGGAGGGAGCCCAGAGCACCTCAAACATCTCAGTGGAGGCAGCAGAGAAGGTACCCTCAGGAGACAAGTAACAGATGACCTGTCACCTCACCACAGAAGTATATACAATGGAATGAATG
- the CCDC85A gene encoding coiled-coil domain-containing protein 85A isoform X2 codes for MSKVAAESCGAAPAEDLSKVSDEELLKWSKEELIRSLRRAEAEKMSAMLDHSNLIREVNRRLQLHLGEIRGLKDINQKLQEDNQELRDLCCFLDDDRQKGKKVSREWQRLGRYSASVMHKEVALYLQKLKELEVRQEEVVKENLELKELCVLLDEEKSGGAGSRSSIDSQISLCQLTATSTYIRDVGDGSSTSSTGSTDSPDHHKHHPSTSPEHLQKTRGEGSPEHQKHRSVSPEHLQKPRSSGSPDHHLKGPSPEHHKTIVKAPEQQKHSSSSPETIPKHVLSSSPEHFQKQRPGSSPEHQKHSSGSPDHLQKHTPSGSTERLHKGRGTSPEHLKHYGGSPEHLKHLSGGSREGTLRRQVTDDLSPHHRSIYNGMNGCVEETWRCCRVVPWN; via the exons ATGTCGAAAGTGGCGGCGGAAAGTTGCGGGGCGGCGCCGGCCGAGGACTTGTCCAAGGTGTCGGACGAGGAGCTGCTCAAGTGGAGCAAGGAGGAGCTGATCCGCAGCCTCCGCCGCGCCGAGGCCGAGAAGATGAGCGCGATGCTGGACCACAGCAACCTCATCCGCGAGGTGAACCGCCGCCTCCAGCTCCACCTCGGCGAGATCCGTGGCTTGAAG gataTCAACCAGAAGCTGCAAGAAGATAACCAAGAACTGAGAGacctttgctgctttctggatGATGACAGGCAGAAAGGCAAGAAGGTGTCCCGTGAATGGCAGAGACTGGGCAGATACAGTGCTAGCGTTATGCACAAAGAAGTTGCCTTATACTTACAGAAGCTGAAAGAATTGGAAGTCAGACAAGAAGAAGTTGTTAAGGAAAACCTGGAGCTGAAAGAATTGTGTGTGTTGCTGGATGAGGAGAAAAGTGGTGGAGCAGGCAGCCGGAGCTCTATCGACAGCCAGATCAGCCTGTGCCAGTTAACCGCCACGAGTACTTACATAAGAGATGTCGGTGATGGGAGCAGTACTTCTAGCACGGGAAGTACAGACAGTCCAGATCATCATAAACATCATCCGAGTACTAGTCCAGAACACCTTCAAAAAACTCGGGGTGAAGGAAGCCCTGAACATCAGAAACACAGGAGTGTCAGCCCAGAGCACCTCCAGAAGCCCAGGAGTTCTGGCAGTCCTGATCATCACCTGAAAGGACCAAGTCCGGAACATCACAAAACCATTGTCAAAGCACCTGAACAACAAAAGCATAGCAGTAGCAGTCCCGAAACTATCCCAAAGCATGTTTTGAGTAGTAGCCCTGAAcactttcaaaagcagaggCCTGGTAGTAGCCCTGAGCATCAAAAGCACAGCAGTGGCAGCCCAGATCATCTTCAAAAGCACACGCCAAGTGGAAGTACAGAACGTCTCCACAAAGGGAGGGGTACGAGCCCTGAGCATCTCAAACACTATGGAGGGAGCCCAGAGCACCTCAAACATCTCAGTGGAGGCAGCAGAGAAGGTACCCTCAGGAGACAAGTAACAGATGACCTGTCACCTCACCACAGAAGTATATACAATGGAATGAATG